From Chloracidobacterium thermophilum B:
GGGCGTGACCTCAAAGCGGGGACGGACATCCAGATGCAGGCCGAGATTCTCAGCTATTCGCGTTCACAGGGCGTCTTTGCGGGCCTGTCCCTGGAAGGCGCGACCCTGCAGGTGGATGATGAGGCCAACAAAGCCATTTACGGGCGCACCGTGGCCAGCCGGGAAGTCGTCGAAGGCACGCTGCCGCGCCCGAAAGAGGCCGCCCGGCTGTATGCCGCCCTCCGGCGGTACGCCGGTTGACCGTGATGCTTCGCTTTCAGAAAACAAGCTGAACCATGCCTTTGTCCTCGTCAGCCGTTTACCTTGACAATGCCGCCACGACCCGCGTGCTGCCGGAAGTTGTGGCGGCTTTGTTGCCGTACCTGACCGAGCAGTACGGCAATGCCTCATCGGTGCACGCCTTTGGGCAACGGGCCCGGTCAGCCGTTGAACGCGCCCGCCGGCAGGTGGCTGCGCTGATTGGCAGTGAACCCTCCGAAATCACCTTTCTCAGCGGCGGGACGGAAGCCAACAATCTGGCCATTCGGGGTCTTGTGGAAGCCTATGGCGATCCTGTCCGCCGCAAGCACATCATCACCACAGCCTTTGAGCATCCGTCCGTGCTGGCCCCATGCCAGGCGCTCGAAGCGGCCGGCTTTCGGGTGACGTACCTGCCAGTCGGCGCAGCCGGGCAGGTGAAGGTGGAAGATGTGGCCCAGTCCCTGACCGATGAGACCTGCCTGGTGACGGTCATGCTGGCCAACAATGAAGTCGGCACGCTGCAACCGGTGGCCGACATCGGGGCGCTGGTCGCGGAACGTCGCCAGCGTGGACAAGCCATTTTTCTGCATACGGATGCTGTGCAGGCCGTCGGCAAAATTCCCGTCAACGTACGTGACCTGAAGGTGGACCTGCTCTCGCTTTCCGGCCACAAGCTGCACGCGCCCAAAGGCATCGGCGCGCTGTACGTTGCCAGGCACGTACGGTTGGCGGCGCAGCAGCTTGGAGGCCAACAGGAACGCGGCCGCCGGGCCGGAACGGAAGCCGTTGCCCACATCGTGGCGCTGGGCTGTGCGGCGGAGCTGGCCGCCAAACGGCTTGACCAGATGGAAGCCGTCCGTGCGCTGCGCGATGAACTCGAACATGGGCTGCACGCGCGCCTGCCCCGGCTGGTCATCAATGGTGCTGCGTCGCCGCGTTTGCCCAACCTGACCAACCTTGCATTTGACGGCCTTGATGCCAATCGGCTCGTCATCGCCCTTGACCTTGCCGGCATTGCCGTTTCAACGGGTTCGGCCTGCTCCTCCGGCACGACCGAGCCGAGCCATGTCCTGCGCGCCATGGGGTTGCCGCCGGAGCGGGTGCGTGGCTCCATCCGCGTTAGCCTGAGCCAGGAAACGACGGCAGCTGACATCGCCCGGGTGCTGGAAGTGCTGCCCCAGACGGTGGAGCGTCTGTCCCGTCAGTCCGTCGCTGCCTGAAAACATGTCAAGTGAAGGCTTCCCACGCGCCACAGCCTATCTTCAGTGCATCGAGACAACCTGCCGGGCCACCTACGACGCCAGCGAGCGAATCTACACCTGCGAGCAGTGCGGTGGTTTGCTCGATGTGCAGTACGAATGGCAACGCGCCCGGTTGTTCGATGTACTGGAGACCTTCGATGCCCGGCGTGCGTCTTTTCATCCACACGACACCAGCGGCGTCTGGCGTTTTCGTGAACTGCTGCCCTTTGTGACTTCGCCGGCGCAGATCGTCACTCTGGGCGAAGGCAACACCCCAGTGTGGGATGCGCCACGCAGCGCCGGCTATGCCGGTCTCAAACGGCTGGCGGTGAAGCACCAGGGTCTCAATCCGACCGGTTCCTTCAAGGACAACGGCATGACGACCGGCATGGCGCAGGCCCGCCGGCTGGGCGCGCGGGCCGTGGCCTGTGCCAGTACCGGCAACACTTCGGCTTCGCTGGCCGCCTATGCTGCGCGCGCCGGTGTTCACGGAATTGTCTTCATCCCCGGCGGGCGCATTGCCTACGGTAAACTGGCGCAAAGTCTCGATTACGGTGCGGTGACGCTCCAGATTGAAGGCAACTTCGACGATGCCATGCGGCTGGTTCGGGAACTGGCCCGTACCACGCCGCTGTATCTGCTCAACTCGGTCAATCCATTCCGGCTTGAAGGGCAAAAGACCATTGCCTTCGAGCTGTTGCAGCAGCGCCGGTGGCGCGTACCCGACTGGGTTGTGGTGCCCGGCGGCAATCTCGGCAATGTCTCGGCGCTGGGCAAGGGCTTCAAAGAACTGCATAACTTGGGGCTGATCGCACGGCTTCCCCGGTTGGCCGTCGTTCAGGCGGAAGGGGCAGCGCCGCTGGCGCAGTGGTACGCAGCCGGCCAGACCGGCAATCTTGCGCCTGTGGCGCGGCCCAAGACCCTGGCCACGGCGATTCAGATTGGTAATCCCGTGTCGTGGCTGAAAGCCGTTCGCGCCCTGGAGTGGACAAACGGTGTGTGTGCCGTGGTTTCCGAACAGGAAATTGCCGACGCCAAAGCTATGCTGGGGCGCGACGGCATCGGCTGTGAACCGGCCAGCGCCGCCACCGTGGCTGGACTCCGGCGACTGGTCAGCGAAAGGGTTGTTGACCCGGATGCCGACGTGGTGGCGATTCTGACCGGCAACGCCCTCAAGGACCCGGACTTCACGGTGCAGTACCACACCGGGCAGCTCTACACCGACGCCGAACGTGAAACGCACCTTACCCACGCCGAAGGGAAGCTTGTCCCGACCTTTGCCAACACGCCACGGCAGGTTCCGGCGGATGCCACCGTTCTGCGGCAGGTCATCCTCGACCTTCTGGAAACACCGCCGGCCTGATTGGGGCGTATGCGGCAGGGGGTGCTTTTCCAAAGGCATGGCAGACGACACTGGCTGATCTGGCTGCTTATGGCCGGTTGGCTGCTTGCCGGTGTCGTTCCTGTCCTTTCCCAGGAAGACGATCCTGAGACCCTGCCGGAAAAAAGCCCCAACTGGACAGAACGCACCGGCGCACGCGCGGCCTTTGTCGCCGATGCCGGTCTGGCGGCGCTGCGGGTGACGCCCGGCCCCGGCGGCGATCTCAAACAGCGCCTGCGCGTCGGGCGGCGCGTCTATGTGCTTGGCGGACGCCGGGTGGTTGAAGACCGTGTATATGTGTTCGTCGCCGTGACCCGGCGCACACGAGGCTGGATGGACCGGCGGGCGCTGGTACGTCCGGCCCAGCCGGGAGATGATGCCAGGCTGCTGGCGCTCATCCGGGCTGAAACCGGCGGCTACGAACGCCTGCGGCTGTGCCGGCTGTTTGAAAACCTGTTCCGCCGGTCGCCCCAGTTGCCAACGGTGCTGTTGCTGCTTGGAGAAACGGCCGAGGCCGAGGCCCCGCTGATATACCGGCGCGCCGAACGCCGGGTGTCACAGCGGGCCGCCGCTGGGAATGCCGATGTCAGGGCTTACTTTGATGACGAGCCGGCGCTGGATCGGTACAACCGGCTGGGGGTGAAGTTCCGCTATGATGCGGTGCGGAAGGCGTATCGCTACGACGGCGCGGCCTACCGGCGGCTGGTACAACAGTACCCACGCGCGCCGGAAGCCGAAATAGCGCGCCAGCGGTTGGCCGGCTTCTGAGGTGGTTGTGGTCAGCCTACGGACAGGTGCACGGTGCGCCGCTTCCGCCCCGGCGGTCGGCCGCGGCTTCTGCCTGGGCGCGGGTGTCGAATTCGCCGAGCAGGCAGACCTGTCCACGGGCGCGCTGCATCTGCTCCGGGGTGCGCGTGTCCACTTCGAGTTTCCCATTGGCGCAGTAGAGACGGTACTTTACATCCGCGTTGACAACGCCAAGAGCTAGGCAGCCTGCCAGTCCCAACGCCAAACCTGCGAGCAGAGCTGAACGTACGGTCAGCATGGCAAGTTTTTCTCCCTATCCAAAGCAACGTATCCTGTCCAAGGCAGCATATTGGAGCGCTTCCGGTACGGAACTTTTGGTGTGCGTTGCACATCAAAGGTTGCTTGCGCCATAGTGCCGGATGGTTGCTGGTGGTCGCAACATCTGACTGAGGTTTGATTTCACGCGATGCTCAAACTGACGGAAGGTCAACTGCGCCGTCTGGCCGAAACCTTGGACACGCTGCACTTGCGTGGCGTTCTGGGGGGAAACGTGCCGGCCTCCCGCAGCCGGACAGCGCTCATTGGTCAGGTCGTCGAACAGGCCCGGCAGCATGCGGCAACGGCGCACCGGCTCTACGAAGCCACCCGGCTGACACCGGAGCAGGTGCGGGAGTGGTTGGCCGAAGCCGCCCCGGACCTGCCGCCGGAAGCCTACACGCGCCTGATGCAGCTTCTGACGGCTTCGCTGGAGCCGGGTGAGCTGATTCCGGCCCAGCAGGTCGTGAGCCTGCTGACGATTGGGTTGCCAACGGTTCTGGAAGAACTGCGTGAGATTGAGTACCGCCGGCCGCGCCCGGGCCTGACCTATCACGAATTTCAGGTTGCCCGTCACCGCCGGGCGGCCCTTCAGAAGCTGCTCGAAGGTATCGGAACGCCGGAGCCGCAGCCGTTCGTGCCCGATCCCTTTCAGTTGGCGGCGGTTGCTTTTGTGACCGAGGAAGACAAGGATGTGCTCGTGGCTGCGCCGACCGGTTCGGGCAAAACCTGGATTGCCGAGCAGGCTATCCGGTGCTTCCTCGAACGGGGTGGCACAGCGTGGTACACCTCTCCGCTCAAGGCGCTTTCCAACGACAAGTTCCGTGAGTTTGGGCGGAAGTTTGGCCCCGACGCCGTGGGTCTCATTACGGGCGACCGCCGGGTGAACCCCGATGCGCCACTCAAAATTGCCACGACCGAGATTTACCGCAACGGCCTCTATGACGCGATGACGCGGGACGGCGTTTTTGGCGCGCCGGATTTGGTCGTTTTTGACGAAGTTCACTACCTTGGCGACCGCCACCGGGGCGTTGTGTGGGAAGAGTCCATTATCTACACGCCCGCTTCGACGCGCCTGCTGATGTTGTCGGCCACGGTTGGCAATGCCAGGGAACTGGCGGAATGGGTGACATGGACGCGCGGTGTTGAATGCCGGCTGGTGGCGCATCCGCAGCGGCCCGTGCCGCTGCGGACGGCCTTCATTCACCCGGATGGACGCCTTCAGCCGCTTTTCGAGGAAGGCAGTCCCGGACGCTTGCAGGCTGATGTCGAAGCCCTGTACATCAAAGCCAAGCAGCAGGAAGCGGCTGAGCAGGCGCGCCGGCGCCGTCCGCCTTTTCACCGCCGCCGGCGCTGACACACGGGGGGCGTGGGCATCCCGCCCGCTGCTTTCACTAAAGCACACCGGGGGGCGCGGGCGTCCCACCCGCTTGGGAACGGGAACAAGCGGTGCCTACCGCTTCCGGTCGTCTCCGGCATACTTGATGCCGAGTTTGGTGAGAAACTCCTTGGGCGCGATGCTGCCGATGAGGGCGAACACGTAGTCGTTGGGAATCCGCGCGATTTCGGACTTGTCCCGGATACTTTCGATAATGACTTCCCGATCGGTAATCTCACGGATGCCGGCGCCAAAGTAGGCTTTGATACGGCCGGCATCCATGCCGTAGTACACCCACATTTTGTTTTCGAGCGTCAGGTCTTTCGGGAAATCTGACCGGATGACGAGCGTGACGTGATTCGCTTCGGCCTCCGGCGGGAACTTGATCGTGCCATCGGGTTGGCGTTGGCCGGTCAGGTCCACGGCGGCTTCGACGGCCGAGTTGCCCGCGCCGACGACGACAATGTGTTTCCCTTTGAAGGCGCTGGGGTCCTGCAGGCGGTACAGCACCCGGCCTTCGACCTCGCCGGGGCAGCCCAGTTTGCGCGGCTCGCCGGCATTGCCAATCGCCAGCACGACCTTGCGCGCGCGATACCCCTGCGCATGTTTGGTGGTTCTGACGACAAAGACTTCGCCCTCGCGCACAATTTCCTTGCAGCCTTCATATTCCCGGATGACCAGACCAAGCTTCTCGACGGTTTCATCCCACCACGCGAGCATGTTTTCCTTGATGTCACCCGGCCCTTCGAGGCGGATTGCGCCGAGCGGCGGGTCGGAAGGGTTGAAGGGGTTGAAGGCGACGTACTTGCCGGCCGGATACTTGTCGGCGATGGTTGCGTATCGCCGGCCCTGTTCGATGGCGACGTAGCGCAGGCCCAGTTCGGCGGCCCGCGCCACAGCGGAAATCCCGCCCGGCCCGATCCCGATGATGGCCACGTCGTACTCGGCCCCGGCGACCGGCCCCTCAGCCTTGAGTTTCTCGGCAATGCGCTCGATGGCGAGCCGTCCTTCCTTGATGGCATTCCGAATGAGCGGTACGCCGGATACGTCCCCGACGAGATAGATGCCCGGCACGGTTTCGGTTTCAAAGCCTTCGTTGGCACCTTTGCGCAGGGGCTTGGGTGCTTCCCGGATGTTTTGCCGCGTGTTGATGAGAACACAGGACTGCGGCACGGTCGGACAGGCCTGCTGGCAGCCGGTGTCTTCCATGCACTGTTCAAGGTTGACGACGATGGCGTGGTGCTCCTGATCGTCAAAGCCCAACACATCCTGGGGGCAGGCCAGAATGCAGGCGTGGCAGCCGATGCAGGTTTCATAGTTGATAACCGGATGGGGAATCGGGTGTTCCCGTGCCGAGGCGCGCGCGCGCTCGACCTGGGCTGGCGATTCCCACCGTTCGGCGTAGCGTGTGTCGGTAAACTTGCGGTGCCGGTTGGCCAGATCGAGGGCGTTGCCTTTGAGCGTTGCCTGTTCCCGCCGTTTGCGCAGCGTGTCGAAGGTCAGGAACCCGATGCCGGTCAGTGGGATGAGGCTGAAAAACAGCAGCCAGTTGCCAAGGGTGAAGCCGCCGAACCTGGCCGCCAGACTCGTCCACTGCCAGTCCTTTCCGCCACGATATACCCGGTCTTTGGTGAACACGACCGGTTCGGGACCGCTTCCGGCCGGACGGCGGGCCGCCGTCAGCGTTTGCGACTGGGGGTGCTGGGCGTGGCAGGAGTTGCAGTCAATGCCGAGGCGCAGGGCGTCGGTGTCGAGTTCCCTGAGCGATGCGGTTTGGACGTATGCCTGCCCGTGGCATACGGCACATTTGTCGCGGTTGATGACCTTGACCTCGGCCGCGCCTTTGGCAAACGAACCGTCATGGCACTCGCTGCACTTCCAGGCGCTCGTGGCCGGCGCAACAGCAGCGTGAATGAGATGAAACTTGGTCGAAGGATCGAGCGGCGTCCGGCTTTCGGCAAAGAGTTTGTCCCACTTCGGATTCATCGGATGCTGCCACGACCACACGCCGTTTTCGACCGGATAGCCGAATGAGCCACGGTGCGGTTCGCGCAGGGGGGTGCCGTCCTTCAGGCTGACGGCCTTGGGATGGGTTGGCCCGTCGCGGTGGCAATCAATGCACATGCTGCGCGAAACGATGCCGGGGCGGAAATCCGCGCCTTTGTGTTCGGTGTGGCAGTCCACGCACTGCATCCCGGCTTCTTCGTGTTTGGCAATGACGGTCGTGTTGAAATGGTTGGTTTCGTGGCAGTCCACGCACTTGTTCTGCATGGAAGAGGTGACGGCATGGCAGGCATTGCACTTGTTTTCCACCGGTGCGTTGGCCACGAGCTTCAGCTCCAGCCGCTGCTGGATGGGGGCCGGCAACCGGTCAGCCGGAAGGGCATGCGGATTTGACGTGTCGCCCGGCAGGTAGGCCGCTTCCCAGACGAAAAAGGCCGCCAGGCAGAGCACGGTTGCCACCGCGCCAAAGACATACAGGTAGCCCCGCGGCCACGGACGGATCAGATCGTTGGTGGGAATCCAGTTGAACCGTTTTTTCCCCAAGTGCAGGTTGTGCTTTTTGAGTTCTTCGGGGAGTTCGCGGGGTTCGAGCGGAGACCGCTCATCCAGCTTCTGCTCGCCCTTGATGGCCGCCTTGCGCCGCTCCCAGAAGACGTTCATCGCCTGCTGGAAACGCTTCTGTTCCTGTTCCGGCAGCGCGAGGATGGAGGTCAGCAGACCGGTCATGCCGCGCTGGAGGCGGGCTGCCTGAAGCAGGCCGGTCGCCGTTTGTGGTGGGGGCGTCTGTTCCGGTGCTTCTGGCGTTGTGGCGGCTGGCGGCGTTTCCAGACGTTGCGTTTTACCGGTCAGGTTTTGCGTCACACCGCGTTGCTGAAGGTAGCCGGTCAGCTTTGGCAGCAGCGCCGTCTTACCCTGGGCAGTGGCCTGGAGGGGATCGCCGAGCAGGCGTGTGCTGCGTTCAGACGCGGCATAGGTGTCCACCTGGCGGTCCACGTCGAGCGTCAGGGTGCCCTCTGCAAGTGTCGGCCGGAGAACAAAAATGCCAATGCGGATGACATCGTCGGGCTGGAGTTCGACGGTTTCGACCAGAGCGCCGTTGACCTGGGTGCCGTTCGTGCTGGAAAGGTTCGTCAGCCACCAGCGCCCTTCGACTTCCCGGATGCCGGCATGAATCCGCGACACCGTGGGATGGTTGAGCACTAGGTCGCAGTCGGTCTGGGAGCCGATGACCAGTCCTTCCAGTTCGAGGACGAGATCGCCTTTATCGAGAAGGTCTTTCCGCTGAATGAGGAAGCGACTGAGTTTCGCCATGGTGGTTTCCAGGTTCAGTGAAGAAAGGTTGCTGGTCGCGCCGGCGGGGGAGAGCGGTCATACGACGTTTCAGGTCGCGCGCCTTAGCGCCACAGGTAGTACACCACCTGAAAAATATGGACGACCATCAGGGCAAGCATGACGGAAGTCGAAATGACGTGGGGTGGCAGCCACAACTTCAGCGCCCGGTGAATGTAAAGCAGCGCATCAATCCGCCGGATGGTGGCCAGGGCGTCGAGGATTTGTCCCAGAACCGCCTGCTCCGTCGGCGTCGTCTGGCTGGCGATGGCCTTGGCAAAGCGTTGCCGCACGTGTTTTAGCAGATCGTCGAGGGATTCCCGGTGCAGGTACTGCCGAAAGAGAAAGCCCAGTGAAAGCAGCGCCGCCACAGCCTGGTCGCGCGCGACCAGGAACGTCTGGGCAAATTGCGCCCTGCGCCCTTCCTTTTCGGCCTGTTCCTGGACCGTTACGGTCAGGTCGGCAATTTCCTGGTACAGCTCCTCCCGCCGCCGCAGCAGGTCTTCGGCCAGAAGCGGCTCACCTTCGATTTTGGTCAGCAGCCGGGGGCCAAGCTGATACAGCAGGATGCCGATAAGTCCAGTCAGGATGACCAGATCAAAGGAGATCATCAGCGCCGCTGTGACGGCCCCACCCAGATTCGTTCCGCCGTGAAGCAGCAGGACAATGCCGGCGATGACACCGGCATAGGTGTGCGACAGCATCCAGACCTTGAGCGCTCCGCCCCGTCGCCGCCACATCTGCCGGCGGACGGGATAGAGCATGACGATGATGATGCCGGCCAGTCCGACCAGTCCGGTGATCCAGCGGAAGTTGAACCAGTCCGACCTGAAGAGCGGCGTTCCCAGCCCATACTGGACGATGCCGGCCATGGTCGCCCCGCACAGCAGCACCGTCACCACGATGCCCACCAGGTGCGCCAGCCACTTGGCCCGGTCGGCATGTCCAAACGCATTGCCGGCGATCATCGAACCCGGATGACGCAGGGCCGGGCCGTGAATCCGGGCGATTTCGTTGAAGTAGGCGGTGGGCTTTACCCGTTTGAGCGCCCCGGTCGGACAGTTTTCCTCGCAGTTGTACTTGTGGGTGGCATAGACCGGCTTGCCGCCGGCGTCCTTCGGATTCAGGGGCGTGTTGTTGCACAGGTTGCACTTGATGGCGACCAGCTCTTCGCCCTGAGTTACCGGCTGGGGTTTGGGATCAAAGCGCAGTCCGAAGGCCGCCAACGGATCAAAGGATGCTTCTGGCGTCGTCTCTCCCCTGGCTGCTCCTCCTTTGCCGTTGCGGGACGCCCCGTTTTTGGACGGCGCCGCCTTGGCCGGCAGCTTGGCCGCGGAAGCTTTGAGTTCGCTCCGGGGGATGAGGGAAATGGCATTGTAGGGGCACTGGGTCGCGCAATCGCTGCAACCAATGCACAGACTGGGAAGGATATCCACCTGTCCCCCCTCGAAGCGTGCAATGGCCCCAGTTGGGCAACCGGTCAGGCACTCCGGGTCCTTGCAGTGCAGGCACACGGCCGGCATGAGCAGGGATTGGTCAAGGGTGGTGTGCGTCGGCGTCCGGGGGCGCAGGACGTGAATGCCCGTTCGTTTGAGCCGGGCATGTCCGTGAATCTGGTGGCAGGCCAGCGAGCAGTTGCCGCAGCGGATGCACAGGTCCATGTCCATCAGCAGCAGGTTGTTGGCATCCGCCAGCCCACGGTCAAGGAGGCGTTCCTGAGCTGTCTTGACGGCCGGGTTGAAGACCAAGGCTTGCGTCGGCTGGAGGGGTGTGCCGATGTCTCCGGCAGCCCCCAGCGCTGCCCGCAGCGCCTCCAGCAGGGCCGGGTCGCGGTGGAGGGCTTCGACCGGGATTTCCAGCAGTTCGGTCCGGCTCATCGCCACGGCCCGGTAGGGAAACCGCGCCTCACGGACGGTCAGAGCATTGAAACCAAGGATGTAGCCCGGTCCCAGGTAATCTGTGACTTCTCCGTTCTGCGCCTGCCCGATGCGTTTGACCCAGCCATCCCGGATGAGCAGCAGCTTGCGGATGACTTCGCCTGCACTGGCCAGGACATGGCCCCGGGCAACCAACTGAAAATCCGCAATTTCGGCGACTTTTTTCCGCAGTTCGTCGGGAATCTGAAGCTGATTGGCAACGGCTGCGCGTCCGTTGTTGCGATAGGTGATGTCCAGCGCCGCTCCAAACTTCCTGAGCTTGCGCAGGACGCGCAGCGCCGGCCGTTGGACTTCCAGCACCCGCGCGCCGCGCTGCCGGTGGGCAATGACCGTGGCGCTGCGTGGCATCCCGGCCAGTACACCCATTTCACCGAAGGGTTTGCCCGGCTCAAAAACAGCCACCGGCTCGGCCACCCCGGCCACGAAGACTTCGACGGCCCCGGCCACGACGATGAAGAACGTGTTGGTGTCCCAGTCGCCCTGGCGTACGATCTCCAGTCCCGGTGGATAGTCATACATCCGTATGTAGGGCCCCACCTTCTTGCCGGGGCCGTAGTTGCGCCCGTAGATGGCAACTTCCAAATCCACGCCAAACTTGTAGCCATGGCCGGGTTCGTATTCGACCAGTTCTTCAATGGCTGAAATCCCCCGGATGGCTTCGAGGATGGCATGCCGGTTGGCGATCTCCTGACGTTTCATCGCAGTGGCTGTCACGGTGGCCGTCGCCGCAGCGTTCATAGGATATTGTTCTCCAGGTAGGGGTGCCCACCAACGACCGACTGGGTGGTGATGATGGGCGCGGCAAGGTGTTTGGTGCCAGGTTGAGAGGTGGCCTGGGCTGGGGGATGAAGATAGCCGATTTGTGAACAAAACAACACTTCAGGGCCGACCTCCCAAAAGGGGTGAGCTGCCCGGCCGCCTGACGCTTGTCAGATGACCGCGTGGGCGTGACATATTGGTGTCGGCAACCTGGCGGCGTACCATGCACTGGAAGTGACGCAAATGCCAGGGAACAGACGATCTTTTCTGCGAGGCATCTTCAATCCATGAGTTTTTCCCGAATGTTGGTGGCGGCTCTGGTGCTGGCGGGCACGGTGCTGCCATGGGTCGGGGGGCTGGGCACGGCTTCCTGTGCGGCTGCCCAGAACCGCGCGAATGCCCCCGGCTACCGGCTCGTCGTGGGGATTGTCGTCGATCAGTTGCGGGCGGATTACCTGGAGCGTTTCGACGATCTGTTTGGTGAAAAGGGTTTCAGACGGCTCAAGACCAAAGGCGCGTACTTTGCCAATGCGCACTACGGGCATGCCTGTACCTACACCGGGCCGGGTCATGCCGTGATCCTGACCGGTTCCACGGCCGCCATAACCGGCATCATTGGCAACAAGTGGTATGACCGCCAAAGCGGCAAGGTCATCGAGAGCATCACGGACGAAACGACCACTGGCGTCCCTGAAGGCAAAGGGGCTTCACCGCGTCGGTTGCTGGTTTCCACTCTGGCGGACGAACTCAAAGCGGCAACGGGCGGGCAGGCCAAGTCTATCGGTATATCGCTCAAAAACCGGGGTGCGATTCTCCCGGTCGGACGTACCGCCGACGCTGCCTACTGGTTTGACGACAAGCGTGGACAGATGCAGACCAGCACTTACTACATGAAGGAACTCCCGGCGTGGGTGGCGGCCTTCAATGCCCGGCGGATTCCCGATCAGTGGTTTGGCAAAACCTGGGAGAAGTTGCTGCCGGAAGCGGTCTATGCCCGCTGTACGGCGGATGATGTGCCTTACGAAGGGCGCTTTGCCGGTGGCGGGCCGGCTTTCCCGCACCAGGTCGGCCGCGGCGACAAACCCAATGCCCGGTTCTATGACGACTTCACCATGACGCCTTGGGCCAATGACTTTCTGGTGGAGTTTGCCACTGCGGCCATTGAAAACGAACGGCTTGGCGCTGACGACATCCCCGATGTCCTGACCATCAGCTTTTCGGCCAATGACCTTGTTGGGCATGCCTTTGGGCCGAACAGCCACGAGGTGCTCGACATCACGGTACGGACTGACCAGACCCTTGCCCGGCTGCTCGATGTGATTGACGCCAAGGTGGGCCTCGACCGGACGCTGGTGTTCCTGACGGCTGACCACGGTGTGTCGCCGGTGCCGGAATATGCCCAGCAGCAACGTCTGCACAGCCGCCGGATTCCCTTCGAGCAGGTGGCAGTGGCGATGAAACGCGCTTTGGACGCAAAATTCGGCGCCGGGCAGTGGTTTGCCGGTTTTTCTGCCGAGTCGGTGTACTTCGATCTGGCGACCATCGCGGAGAAAAAGCTCGAACGTGCCGAGGTGGAGCGGGTGGCC
This genomic window contains:
- a CDS encoding NAD(P)-binding domain-containing protein; amino-acid sequence: MAKLSRFLIQRKDLLDKGDLVLELEGLVIGSQTDCDLVLNHPTVSRIHAGIREVEGRWWLTNLSSTNGTQVNGALVETVELQPDDVIRIGIFVLRPTLAEGTLTLDVDRQVDTYAASERSTRLLGDPLQATAQGKTALLPKLTGYLQQRGVTQNLTGKTQRLETPPAATTPEAPEQTPPPQTATGLLQAARLQRGMTGLLTSILALPEQEQKRFQQAMNVFWERRKAAIKGEQKLDERSPLEPRELPEELKKHNLHLGKKRFNWIPTNDLIRPWPRGYLYVFGAVATVLCLAAFFVWEAAYLPGDTSNPHALPADRLPAPIQQRLELKLVANAPVENKCNACHAVTSSMQNKCVDCHETNHFNTTVIAKHEEAGMQCVDCHTEHKGADFRPGIVSRSMCIDCHRDGPTHPKAVSLKDGTPLREPHRGSFGYPVENGVWSWQHPMNPKWDKLFAESRTPLDPSTKFHLIHAAVAPATSAWKCSECHDGSFAKGAAEVKVINRDKCAVCHGQAYVQTASLRELDTDALRLGIDCNSCHAQHPQSQTLTAARRPAGSGPEPVVFTKDRVYRGGKDWQWTSLAARFGGFTLGNWLLFFSLIPLTGIGFLTFDTLRKRREQATLKGNALDLANRHRKFTDTRYAERWESPAQVERARASAREHPIPHPVINYETCIGCHACILACPQDVLGFDDQEHHAIVVNLEQCMEDTGCQQACPTVPQSCVLINTRQNIREAPKPLRKGANEGFETETVPGIYLVGDVSGVPLIRNAIKEGRLAIERIAEKLKAEGPVAGAEYDVAIIGIGPGGISAVARAAELGLRYVAIEQGRRYATIADKYPAGKYVAFNPFNPSDPPLGAIRLEGPGDIKENMLAWWDETVEKLGLVIREYEGCKEIVREGEVFVVRTTKHAQGYRARKVVLAIGNAGEPRKLGCPGEVEGRVLYRLQDPSAFKGKHIVVVGAGNSAVEAAVDLTGQRQPDGTIKFPPEAEANHVTLVIRSDFPKDLTLENKMWVYYGMDAGRIKAYFGAGIREITDREVIIESIRDKSEIARIPNDYVFALIGSIAPKEFLTKLGIKYAGDDRKR
- a CDS encoding DEAD/DEAH box helicase, which produces MLKLTEGQLRRLAETLDTLHLRGVLGGNVPASRSRTALIGQVVEQARQHAATAHRLYEATRLTPEQVREWLAEAAPDLPPEAYTRLMQLLTASLEPGELIPAQQVVSLLTIGLPTVLEELREIEYRRPRPGLTYHEFQVARHRRAALQKLLEGIGTPEPQPFVPDPFQLAAVAFVTEEDKDVLVAAPTGSGKTWIAEQAIRCFLERGGTAWYTSPLKALSNDKFREFGRKFGPDAVGLITGDRRVNPDAPLKIATTEIYRNGLYDAMTRDGVFGAPDLVVFDEVHYLGDRHRGVVWEESIIYTPASTRLLMLSATVGNARELAEWVTWTRGVECRLVAHPQRPVPLRTAFIHPDGRLQPLFEEGSPGRLQADVEALYIKAKQQEAAEQARRRRPPFHRRRR
- a CDS encoding cysteine desulfurase family protein, encoding MPLSSSAVYLDNAATTRVLPEVVAALLPYLTEQYGNASSVHAFGQRARSAVERARRQVAALIGSEPSEITFLSGGTEANNLAIRGLVEAYGDPVRRKHIITTAFEHPSVLAPCQALEAAGFRVTYLPVGAAGQVKVEDVAQSLTDETCLVTVMLANNEVGTLQPVADIGALVAERRQRGQAIFLHTDAVQAVGKIPVNVRDLKVDLLSLSGHKLHAPKGIGALYVARHVRLAAQQLGGQQERGRRAGTEAVAHIVALGCAAELAAKRLDQMEAVRALRDELEHGLHARLPRLVINGAASPRLPNLTNLAFDGLDANRLVIALDLAGIAVSTGSACSSGTTEPSHVLRAMGLPPERVRGSIRVSLSQETTAADIARVLEVLPQTVERLSRQSVAA
- the thrC gene encoding threonine synthase — translated: MSSEGFPRATAYLQCIETTCRATYDASERIYTCEQCGGLLDVQYEWQRARLFDVLETFDARRASFHPHDTSGVWRFRELLPFVTSPAQIVTLGEGNTPVWDAPRSAGYAGLKRLAVKHQGLNPTGSFKDNGMTTGMAQARRLGARAVACASTGNTSASLAAYAARAGVHGIVFIPGGRIAYGKLAQSLDYGAVTLQIEGNFDDAMRLVRELARTTPLYLLNSVNPFRLEGQKTIAFELLQQRRWRVPDWVVVPGGNLGNVSALGKGFKELHNLGLIARLPRLAVVQAEGAAPLAQWYAAGQTGNLAPVARPKTLATAIQIGNPVSWLKAVRALEWTNGVCAVVSEQEIADAKAMLGRDGIGCEPASAATVAGLRRLVSERVVDPDADVVAILTGNALKDPDFTVQYHTGQLYTDAERETHLTHAEGKLVPTFANTPRQVPADATVLRQVILDLLETPPA